A section of the Anabaena cylindrica PCC 7122 genome encodes:
- the surE gene encoding 5'/3'-nucleotidase SurE gives MTIILTNDDGIDAPGIQALLKAVKGKNVIIAAPQEHQSGCGHQVTTTSPINLQRRSEVEYAINGTPADCVRIAITQIDKNVKYVLSGINAGGNLGVDAYISGTVAAVREAAMHGIPGIAISQYRKAKLNYDWELAAKWTSAILADLLPRPLEPGSFWNVNLPHLLPDSPDPEVIFCQPCTKPLPVNYRIEGDNFYYVGEYGKRSRTLGSDVDVCFSGNIAITQLKV, from the coding sequence ATGACCATAATCTTAACTAACGACGACGGCATCGACGCACCTGGTATCCAAGCCTTACTCAAAGCTGTAAAAGGGAAAAACGTAATTATTGCTGCACCGCAAGAACATCAGTCAGGCTGCGGACATCAAGTTACAACTACTAGTCCCATTAATCTACAACGTCGTTCTGAAGTTGAATATGCTATTAACGGAACTCCCGCTGATTGTGTGAGAATTGCAATAACACAAATAGATAAAAATGTCAAATATGTCCTCTCAGGTATTAATGCTGGAGGAAATTTGGGAGTTGATGCTTATATATCTGGTACTGTCGCTGCTGTCAGAGAAGCTGCAATGCACGGTATTCCCGGAATCGCTATTTCCCAATATCGCAAAGCCAAGCTTAATTATGATTGGGAATTAGCTGCTAAATGGACATCAGCAATTTTGGCTGATTTACTCCCACGTCCTTTAGAACCTGGCAGTTTTTGGAATGTAAATTTGCCCCATCTTTTACCAGATAGTCCAGATCCTGAGGTGATATTTTGTCAACCTTGCACCAAACCTTTACCTGTTAATTACCGGATAGAAGGTGATAATTTTTATTATGTAGGGGAATATGGTAAACGCAGTAGAACTCTAGGTAGTGATGTGGATGTGTGTTTTTCTGGAAATATAGCAATTACTCAGTTAAAGGTTTGA
- the psb32 gene encoding photosystem II repair protein Psb32, which produces MKQLFKQLFSMQKYFVRLILPLMVMMMATSLFAVPALATGVYQIPNLTPDTWIIDQGDVISRFNEGQISGAFKELAKDTGNEVRIVTVHRLDYGETPESFAKGLFEKWFPTPEAQTNQSLLVIDTVTNNAAMISGDQVKSTLTDSIAYSVAEETLGVPLRNGNKYNQAFIDVSDRLVAVISGQPDPGPPKVVETIQVEGTFTKAEDTDQGNATAWVVGLLIAATVIPMATYYIYQINQPSNEA; this is translated from the coding sequence ATGAAACAGCTATTCAAGCAATTATTTAGTATGCAAAAATACTTTGTTCGCCTCATTTTACCCTTAATGGTGATGATGATGGCAACTTCTCTGTTTGCTGTACCAGCTTTGGCTACAGGTGTGTATCAAATACCTAACCTGACCCCGGATACCTGGATTATAGATCAAGGTGACGTTATTAGCCGTTTCAATGAAGGTCAAATTAGTGGCGCTTTCAAGGAATTGGCAAAGGATACTGGTAATGAAGTTAGAATCGTCACTGTTCACCGTCTTGACTATGGGGAAACGCCAGAAAGTTTTGCTAAAGGACTATTTGAAAAATGGTTTCCTACCCCAGAAGCGCAAACAAATCAATCTTTATTGGTGATTGATACTGTTACTAATAACGCGGCTATGATTAGCGGGGATCAAGTCAAGTCTACTCTGACTGACTCTATAGCTTATAGTGTCGCTGAGGAAACCTTGGGTGTTCCATTACGAAATGGTAATAAATATAACCAAGCTTTTATTGATGTGAGCGATCGCTTGGTTGCTGTCATCTCTGGTCAACCAGATCCAGGCCCTCCAAAAGTAGTAGAAACTATACAGGTAGAAGGTACATTTACAAAAGCTGAAGATACTGATCAAGGTAATGCTACAGCTTGGGTTGTGGGATTATTAATTGCTGCCACTGTGATCCCAATGGCTACTTACTACATCTATCAAATCAATCAGCCATCAAATGAGGCATAG
- a CDS encoding DUF1778 domain-containing protein, whose amino-acid sequence MLNTEQSQTAKKERLEARLTSEQKELLQRAAEIEGTTLTDFVVRSAQAQARRVIEEHTRIKLSLEDSQAFVASLLNPPEPNQRMMKAAAEYKQAMELE is encoded by the coding sequence ATGTTGAATACTGAACAATCTCAAACAGCCAAAAAAGAACGCTTAGAAGCTCGTTTAACCTCTGAGCAAAAGGAACTCTTACAACGAGCAGCGGAAATTGAAGGAACAACTTTGACTGACTTTGTAGTCAGAAGCGCCCAAGCTCAAGCCCGTCGAGTGATTGAAGAACATACTCGCATTAAGTTAAGTTTAGAAGATTCTCAAGCATTTGTGGCATCACTTCTTAATCCCCCTGAACCTAATCAGCGGATGATGAAAGCTGCTGCTGAATACAAACAAGCAATGGAATTAGAATGA
- a CDS encoding GNAT family N-acetyltransferase codes for MTVPSFNYIIEPLSSEHNRDDFCCGIEALDLYLKKQARQDLLRFLTAVFILQDLQQQRIAGYYTLAATAIELTDLPNDIIRKLPKYPLLPATLLGRLAIDKYYQGQGLGTFLLFDALHRSKNNEVASMAIVVDAKNEQVQAFYEYHQFTPFPSQPLRLYLPMATIFKMLA; via the coding sequence ATGACAGTTCCTAGCTTTAACTACATTATTGAACCGCTCAGTTCTGAACACAACCGAGATGATTTTTGTTGTGGGATAGAAGCACTTGACCTTTATTTAAAAAAGCAAGCTAGACAAGATTTGCTCCGCTTTTTGACAGCAGTTTTTATTTTGCAGGATTTGCAACAACAACGTATTGCTGGTTATTATACCTTGGCTGCAACTGCCATTGAGTTAACTGATTTACCTAATGATATTATCCGAAAACTGCCCAAATATCCCTTACTTCCAGCTACATTACTGGGAAGATTGGCAATTGATAAATATTATCAAGGTCAGGGTTTAGGTACTTTTCTGTTATTTGATGCTTTACACCGCAGCAAAAATAATGAAGTGGCTTCAATGGCGATTGTGGTAGATGCTAAAAATGAACAGGTTCAGGCATTTTACGAATATCATCAGTTTACCCCGTTTCCAAGCCAACCCCTAAGACTCTATCTACCAATGGCGACTATTTTTAAGATGTTGGCATGA
- a CDS encoding DUF4346 domain-containing protein encodes MDLIVDDLAAIDNKLSQRHIDLDPAGYFIIYVDENARLIYAKHFTNVIDERGLAVDPETGQVIPARGKVERIHTTVYSARTAKELCVKIFEETEPCPITMFDHAAYLGREFVRAEFALVNGKEYVQD; translated from the coding sequence ATGGATTTAATAGTTGATGATTTAGCCGCAATTGATAATAAACTTTCTCAGCGTCATATTGACCTTGATCCTGCTGGATATTTCATTATTTATGTGGATGAAAATGCGAGGTTAATTTATGCCAAGCATTTTACAAATGTGATTGATGAACGTGGTTTAGCAGTAGATCCTGAAACAGGTCAGGTAATTCCAGCACGGGGAAAAGTAGAGAGAATTCACACCACGGTATATTCTGCGCGAACAGCAAAAGAATTGTGTGTGAAGATTTTTGAAGAAACTGAACCCTGTCCGATAACTATGTTCGACCATGCGGCTTATCTGGGACGGGAATTTGTCCGCGCTGAATTTGCCTTGGTGAACGGAAAGGAATACGTACAGGATTAG
- a CDS encoding GNAT family N-acetyltransferase: MVKQLKPNYSVVWTNKIAEVPQAAWDDLAMPLQTPFLEWEWLNNMETSHSATANAGWLPNHLTLWRDRSLVAAAPLYLKGHSQGEFVFDHQWAELASRIGVEYYPKLLGMAPFTPAEGYRFLIAPGEDEEEITAMMLHEIDSFCLRNGISGCHFLYVDPQWRPVLERQGFTPWLHHSYIWENSEFKTFDDYLGVFNANQRRNIKRERKAVDKAGLRLQALTGEEIPKSLFPLMYDFYADTCDKFGWWGSKYLTKRFFEQLYTNYRHRVAFFAAYSEQDDRQPVGMSFCLFKDDKLYGRYWGSFQDIDCLHFDACYYAPIEWAIAHGIQSFDPGAGGRHKKRRGFPAKPNYSLHRFYNNRLGQILRPYILEVNQMEAEEMKAMNAELPFAAKSPE, translated from the coding sequence ATGGTAAAACAACTCAAACCCAACTATTCTGTCGTTTGGACTAACAAAATTGCCGAAGTTCCCCAAGCAGCCTGGGATGATTTGGCTATGCCACTGCAAACCCCTTTTTTAGAGTGGGAGTGGCTGAATAATATGGAAACCTCCCACAGTGCTACGGCAAATGCAGGTTGGTTGCCAAATCACCTGACATTGTGGCGAGATAGAAGCTTGGTTGCTGCTGCTCCACTTTACCTGAAAGGGCATAGTCAGGGCGAATTTGTCTTTGATCATCAGTGGGCAGAGTTAGCTTCTCGCATTGGGGTAGAATATTATCCGAAACTTTTGGGAATGGCACCCTTTACTCCTGCGGAAGGCTATCGCTTTTTAATTGCACCTGGGGAGGATGAAGAGGAAATCACGGCAATGATGTTGCATGAAATTGACTCTTTTTGCCTGAGAAATGGCATTTCTGGCTGTCATTTTCTCTATGTTGATCCCCAATGGCGACCTGTGTTAGAACGTCAAGGTTTTACGCCCTGGTTGCACCATAGCTATATTTGGGAAAATTCTGAATTTAAAACTTTTGATGATTATTTGGGAGTGTTCAATGCTAATCAACGGCGGAATATTAAGCGGGAACGCAAAGCTGTAGATAAAGCAGGTTTACGTCTGCAAGCATTGACTGGTGAAGAAATTCCGAAGTCGCTGTTTCCGTTGATGTATGATTTTTATGCTGATACCTGCGATAAGTTTGGTTGGTGGGGTAGCAAGTATCTCACAAAGCGATTTTTTGAGCAGTTATATACTAATTATCGCCATCGGGTGGCGTTTTTTGCCGCCTATAGTGAACAAGATGATCGCCAACCAGTGGGGATGTCATTTTGTTTATTTAAGGATGATAAACTATATGGGCGATATTGGGGGAGTTTTCAAGACATAGATTGCTTACATTTTGATGCTTGCTATTATGCACCGATTGAATGGGCGATCGCTCATGGCATCCAATCTTTTGACCCTGGTGCAGGGGGTAGACACAAGAAACGGCGCGGTTTTCCAGCTAAACCAAATTATAGTCTCCACCGCTTTTACAACAATCGTTTGGGGCAAATACTGCGCCCCTATATCCTGGAGGTGAATCAAATGGAAGCAGAAGAAATGAAGGCCATGAATGCAGAGTTACCTTTTGCTGCCAAGAGTCCAGAATAA